In Nicotiana tabacum cultivar K326 chromosome 21, ASM71507v2, whole genome shotgun sequence, one DNA window encodes the following:
- the LOC107800184 gene encoding type IV inositol polyphosphate 5-phosphatase 9-like, whose translation MLADSDTTSELSADIQNFSLFISSWNVGGIAPPNDLNMEGLLDTRNNLADIYVLGFQEIVPLNAGSVIVPENTMLCMQWNSLIRTALNKIAVNNIILQKVEEEENQKVYPPNKESSSHFECIISKQMVGVFITIWARSPLLPYIRHTSVSSVGCGIFGYLGNKGSVSVRFCLHETSFCFVCSHLASGGKEGDERQRNADASQILSRTRFPCDSFQHLPRKILQHDRVIWLGDLNYRIYLPEAVTRSLVNGRQWSILLQKDQLKAELREGCIFKGWQEEEIEFAPTYKYYPDSDDYYGCNQNEKRGKSRAPAWCDRIIWFGKGLKQSQYNRGEFRLSDHRPVWATFTAEVKVLSPLY comes from the exons ATGCTAGCTGACTCTGACACAACATCAGAACTCTCAGCCGACATACAAAATTTTTC ATTATTTATTAGCTCATGGAATGTTGGAGGCATTGCACCACCTAACGACTTAAATATGGAGGGCTTGCTTGATACTCGAAACAACTTGGCTGATATTTATGTTCTCGG GTTTCAAGAAATTGTACCTCTGAATGCTGGAAGTGTTATAGTGCCAGAGAACACAATGTTATGCATGCAATGGAATTCTCTTATTAGAACAGCTCTGAACAAGATAGCTGTCAACAACATCATCCTTCAGAAGGTagaggaagaagaaaatcaaaaggtTTACCCACCAAACAAAGAGAGTTCCTCACATTTTGAATGCATAATTAGCAAGCAAATGGTGGGAGTTTTTATTACCATATGGGCGAGGTCTCCACTCCTTCCATATATCAGGCATACAAGTGTCTCCTCTGTAGGCTGTGGTATATTTGGCTACCTCGGAAACAAG GGTTCAGTGTCGGTTAGATTTTGCTTGCATGAAACAAGCTTCTGCTTTGTGTGTAGTCACTTAGCTTCCGGAGGAAAAGAAGGAGATGAGAGACAGAGAAATGCAGATGCCTCCCAAATACTATCACGCACAAGATTTCCTTGTGACTCATTTCAGCATTTGCCAAGAAAAATTCTACAGCACGA TAGGGTGATTTGGCTAGGAGACCTGAATTATAGGATTTATTTACCTGAAGCCGTAACAAGATCTTTAGTCAACGGCAGGCAGTGGAGCATCTTATTACAAAAGGATCAG CTGAAGGCCGAGCTAAGAGAAGGCTGTATTTTCAAAGGTTGGCAAGAGGAAGAAATTGAGTTTGCACCAACATACAAATATTATCCAGATTCTGATGATTATTATGGCTGCAATCAGAACGAGAAAAGGGGAAAGAGTCGAGCCCCAGCTTG GTGTGACCGGATTATATGGTTTGGCAAGGGACTGAAGCAAAGCCAGTATAATAGAGGTGAGTTTAGATTGTCAGACCACAGACCAGTATGGGCAACTTTCACGGCAGAGGTCAAGGTTCTATCACCATTATATTAG
- the LOC107775843 gene encoding uncharacterized protein LOC107775843 isoform X1, with amino-acid sequence MAVDISKGNEAAMILTSGPSGIISALFSLRVLKSLWLLLSAFVLLFRGRKRMVSPATTSGSKDEKMSEWKGPMVRVPAKMVPRKKVVDNEVAARRALAIKRVLEDIVDVKNTVREFSLFVTSRGDTMFTQSWTPVSLQLRGLVFLLHGLNEHSGRYDDFAKKLNANGYKVYGIDWIGHGGSDGLHAFVPSLDYAVNDMKNFLSKVLDENPGLPCFGFGHSTGAAIVLKAALDVKVRANIAGVVLTSPAIGIQPAHPIITVLAPLVSFLMPRFQLSAANQTGITVSRDPAALLAKYSDPLVFTGSIRARTGYEILRITAYLQQNLSKLTVPFLVLHGTDDAVTDPEGSKKLYQEASSTDKSIKLCEGLLHDLLFEPEKEEVVKDIIEWLNQRL; translated from the exons ATGGCGGTTGATATTAGTAAGGGCAACGAAGCAGCGATGATTCTAACGTCAGGGCCAAGCGGGATAATCAGTGCCCTGTTTTCCTTACGGGTATTGAAGAGTTTATGGCTGCTGCTCAGTGCATTCGTGCTATTGTTTCGAGGGCGGAAGCGGATGGTGTCGCCAGCGACAACATCTGGATCAAAGGACGAGAAG ATGAGCGAATGGAAGGGGCCAATGGTGCGAGTGCCGGCAAAGATGGTTCCGAGAAAGAAGGTGGTGGATAATGAGGTGGCGGCGAGGAGAGCGCTGGCCATAAAAAGGGTACTTGAGGATATTGTTGATGTTAAGAATACGGTGAGGGAATTTTCGCTTTTTGTCACGTCAAGAGGAGATACCATGTTTACGCAGTCATGGACACCTGTTTCTCTCCAACTCAG GGGATTGGTTTTCCTATTGCATGGTCTGAATGAACACAG TGGCAGGTATGATGACTTCGCCAAGAAGCTGAATGCTAACGGGTATAAAGTTTATGGAATTGATTGGATTG GACATGGAGGAAGTGATGGATTGCATGCATTTGTTCCTTCTTTGGATTATGCTGTAAATGATATG AAAAACTTTCTCTCAAAGGTTTTAGATGAAAATCCAGGACTTCCGTGCTTTGGCTTTGGACATTCAACTGGTGCAGCAATTGTCCTTAAG GCAGCACTTGACGTGAAGGTGAGAGCTAATATAGCTGGTGTTGTGTTGACTTCACCTGCTATAGGAATTCAACCAGCTCATCCAATTATCACA gtTCTGGCTCCATTGGTCTCTTTCCTGATGCCAAGATTCCAATTGAGCGCGGCAAATCAAACAGGTATAACAGTATCTAGGGATCCAGCAGCATTATTAGCCAAGTATTCAGATCCACTAGTATTCACTGGATCCATTAGAGCAAGAACTGGTTACGAGATCCTTCGGATCACTGCCTACTTGCAACAGAATCTGAGTAAGTTGACAGTACCATTCCTAGTTCTTCATGGAACTGATGATGCAGTAACTGATCCAGAAGGCTCTAAGAAACTCTATCAAGAGGCTTCTTCAACTGACAAAAGCATCAAGCTATGTGAAGGATTGTTGCATGACTTGCTATTCGAACCTGAAAAAGAAGAAGTTGTGaaggatataattgaatggtTGAACCAAAGATTGTGA
- the LOC107775843 gene encoding uncharacterized protein LOC107775843 isoform X2 → MAVDISKGNEAAMILTSGPSGIISALFSLRVLKSLWLLLSAFVLLFRGRKRMVSPATTSGSKDEKGPMVRVPAKMVPRKKVVDNEVAARRALAIKRVLEDIVDVKNTVREFSLFVTSRGDTMFTQSWTPVSLQLRGLVFLLHGLNEHSGRYDDFAKKLNANGYKVYGIDWIGHGGSDGLHAFVPSLDYAVNDMKNFLSKVLDENPGLPCFGFGHSTGAAIVLKAALDVKVRANIAGVVLTSPAIGIQPAHPIITVLAPLVSFLMPRFQLSAANQTGITVSRDPAALLAKYSDPLVFTGSIRARTGYEILRITAYLQQNLSKLTVPFLVLHGTDDAVTDPEGSKKLYQEASSTDKSIKLCEGLLHDLLFEPEKEEVVKDIIEWLNQRL, encoded by the exons ATGGCGGTTGATATTAGTAAGGGCAACGAAGCAGCGATGATTCTAACGTCAGGGCCAAGCGGGATAATCAGTGCCCTGTTTTCCTTACGGGTATTGAAGAGTTTATGGCTGCTGCTCAGTGCATTCGTGCTATTGTTTCGAGGGCGGAAGCGGATGGTGTCGCCAGCGACAACATCTGGATCAAAGGACGAGAAG GGGCCAATGGTGCGAGTGCCGGCAAAGATGGTTCCGAGAAAGAAGGTGGTGGATAATGAGGTGGCGGCGAGGAGAGCGCTGGCCATAAAAAGGGTACTTGAGGATATTGTTGATGTTAAGAATACGGTGAGGGAATTTTCGCTTTTTGTCACGTCAAGAGGAGATACCATGTTTACGCAGTCATGGACACCTGTTTCTCTCCAACTCAG GGGATTGGTTTTCCTATTGCATGGTCTGAATGAACACAG TGGCAGGTATGATGACTTCGCCAAGAAGCTGAATGCTAACGGGTATAAAGTTTATGGAATTGATTGGATTG GACATGGAGGAAGTGATGGATTGCATGCATTTGTTCCTTCTTTGGATTATGCTGTAAATGATATG AAAAACTTTCTCTCAAAGGTTTTAGATGAAAATCCAGGACTTCCGTGCTTTGGCTTTGGACATTCAACTGGTGCAGCAATTGTCCTTAAG GCAGCACTTGACGTGAAGGTGAGAGCTAATATAGCTGGTGTTGTGTTGACTTCACCTGCTATAGGAATTCAACCAGCTCATCCAATTATCACA gtTCTGGCTCCATTGGTCTCTTTCCTGATGCCAAGATTCCAATTGAGCGCGGCAAATCAAACAGGTATAACAGTATCTAGGGATCCAGCAGCATTATTAGCCAAGTATTCAGATCCACTAGTATTCACTGGATCCATTAGAGCAAGAACTGGTTACGAGATCCTTCGGATCACTGCCTACTTGCAACAGAATCTGAGTAAGTTGACAGTACCATTCCTAGTTCTTCATGGAACTGATGATGCAGTAACTGATCCAGAAGGCTCTAAGAAACTCTATCAAGAGGCTTCTTCAACTGACAAAAGCATCAAGCTATGTGAAGGATTGTTGCATGACTTGCTATTCGAACCTGAAAAAGAAGAAGTTGTGaaggatataattgaatggtTGAACCAAAGATTGTGA